A section of the Deinococcus taeanensis genome encodes:
- a CDS encoding LysM peptidoglycan-binding domain-containing protein codes for MRFLFPLLFLTSLGAALAAPATVTVRAGDTLYKIATRAGTTVARLKATNGLNSDIIRVGQVLRLSGPPTPPAAAGTYTVKAGDTLNGIARQYGVSVTALKAGNSLRSTALTIGQRLKLPPRTPTAAPRPTTEVRVVYRYVRVGLRDTPQVLAQRYRLNLEQLRRLNGLGSYKHIVPGKKLLVPSHMPVPIPPAPQRDPVTFKRLSPLNIPVQIANVDLRWRNVLVTPVLPGRALAFNRGARVSELARQSGARVLVNGSYFHPQSYAPAGDIVTQGRLLTWGRIPLALAITPDNRATIRPSAAALLGRPLDSTWTGMETVVATGPRILNGGQVVTRYSTAFRDPALFGRAARSAVGLVSNRDLVLVSTHAKLTITEMGKLMTRLGVRDALLLDGGSSAGIAWNGRAVLDSVRRVSYGIGVFTGYQGRRYAR; via the coding sequence ATGCGGTTTCTGTTCCCCCTGCTTTTCCTGACCAGTCTGGGCGCCGCCCTCGCCGCCCCCGCCACGGTCACCGTCCGCGCCGGGGACACCCTCTACAAGATCGCCACCCGCGCCGGTACCACCGTCGCCAGACTCAAAGCCACCAACGGCCTGAACAGCGACATCATCCGCGTGGGTCAGGTGCTGCGCCTCAGCGGTCCCCCCACGCCGCCCGCCGCGGCCGGCACGTACACCGTGAAAGCCGGCGATACCCTCAACGGGATTGCCCGGCAGTACGGGGTGAGTGTCACCGCCCTCAAGGCCGGCAACAGCCTGCGCAGCACCGCCCTGACCATCGGCCAGCGCCTCAAACTTCCCCCCCGCACCCCCACCGCCGCGCCGCGCCCCACCACCGAAGTGCGCGTCGTGTACCGCTACGTGCGCGTGGGCCTCAGGGACACCCCGCAGGTTCTCGCGCAGCGTTACCGCCTGAACCTGGAGCAGCTCCGGCGCCTCAACGGCCTGGGCAGCTACAAACACATCGTGCCCGGCAAGAAACTCCTCGTGCCCTCCCACATGCCCGTTCCCATTCCGCCCGCCCCGCAGCGTGACCCCGTGACCTTCAAGCGCCTCAGTCCTCTGAACATCCCCGTACAGATTGCCAACGTGGACCTCCGGTGGCGCAACGTGCTGGTCACGCCCGTCCTGCCCGGCCGGGCCCTGGCCTTCAACCGCGGCGCCCGCGTCAGCGAACTCGCCCGCCAGAGCGGCGCGCGCGTCCTCGTGAACGGCAGCTACTTCCACCCGCAGTCCTACGCGCCCGCCGGGGACATCGTCACGCAGGGCCGCCTCCTCACCTGGGGCCGCATTCCCCTGGCGCTCGCCATCACCCCCGACAACCGCGCCACCATCCGCCCCAGCGCCGCCGCGCTCCTGGGCCGCCCGCTGGACAGCACCTGGACCGGCATGGAAACCGTGGTGGCCACCGGCCCCCGCATCCTCAACGGCGGGCAGGTCGTCACCCGCTACAGCACCGCCTTTCGCGACCCGGCCCTGTTCGGCCGCGCCGCCCGCAGCGCCGTGGGGCTCGTCAGCAACCGCGACCTCGTGCTCGTCAGCACCCACGCGAAACTCACCATCACCGAAATGGGCAAACTCATGACCCGCCTGGGCGTGCGCGACGCTCTGCTCCTCGACGGCGGCAGCAGCGCCGGCATCGCCTGGAACGGCCGCGCTGTGCTCGACAGCGTCCGGCGCGTCAGCTACGGCATCGGCGTGTTCACGGGATACCAGGGGCGCCGCTACGCCCGCTGA
- the rbfA gene encoding 30S ribosome-binding factor RbfA, giving the protein MKPEQIQAQLTRVISDAISGLRDPRVPMIVTVERVTVTADYSIARVYVSAMTGDMDELLDALRGARGHLQRQVAEHVRLRRTPLLEFHNAGDRPL; this is encoded by the coding sequence ATGAAACCCGAGCAGATCCAGGCACAACTGACCCGCGTCATCAGTGACGCCATCTCGGGCCTGCGCGACCCACGCGTGCCCATGATCGTCACCGTCGAGCGCGTCACCGTCACGGCTGACTACAGCATCGCGCGCGTCTACGTCAGCGCCATGACCGGCGACATGGACGAACTGCTCGACGCCCTGCGCGGCGCCCGCGGCCACCTGCAACGCCAGGTGGCCGAACACGTCCGGCTGCGCCGCACGCCCCTGCTTGAATTCCACAACGCCGGAGACCGCCCCCTGTGA
- a CDS encoding acyl-CoA thioesterase yields the protein MTPPRWAPTVIRVRYAETDAMGVVHHATYPVWFEVARTDLMHALGLPYREVEARGYYLMLSGLNVEYRRAARYDNELHITARLSSVRSRTLTFTYEVHRGDELLATGETRHIATDHTYRPARLPDDLLTLMAGAPST from the coding sequence GTGACCCCACCCCGCTGGGCCCCCACCGTGATCCGCGTCCGCTACGCCGAAACGGACGCCATGGGCGTCGTTCACCACGCCACCTACCCCGTGTGGTTCGAGGTGGCCCGCACCGACCTGATGCACGCCCTGGGCCTCCCGTACCGCGAGGTGGAAGCGCGCGGCTACTACCTGATGCTCTCCGGCCTCAACGTCGAGTACCGCCGGGCCGCCCGCTACGACAACGAACTGCACATCACCGCCCGACTCAGCAGCGTCCGCTCCCGGACCCTCACCTTCACGTACGAGGTCCACCGCGGCGACGAACTGCTCGCCACCGGAGAAACGCGGCACATCGCCACCGACCACACCTACCGCCCCGCCCGCCTGCCCGACGACCTCCTGACCCTCATGGCCGGGGCCCCGTCCACCTGA
- a CDS encoding NUDIX domain-containing protein, protein MSHLARTLPLKRAAHVYLVRDGHLLLVEERMDDGSIFYGLPGGKALPGETLGDAAVRQVLVETGLTVTDLMFVSLLEGELLTGTRNECYAIFGRFTATFHGEIDPTDPEVVGVKWVPFAQVESLIRYGPPPEVEERNPLIWVPTRDFVQGQPRSYYPI, encoded by the coding sequence ATGAGTCACCTCGCGCGCACCCTGCCGCTCAAACGCGCGGCGCACGTCTACCTCGTCCGCGACGGTCACCTGCTGCTCGTCGAGGAACGCATGGACGACGGCAGCATCTTCTACGGCCTGCCCGGCGGCAAGGCCCTGCCCGGCGAGACCCTCGGCGACGCCGCCGTGCGCCAGGTGCTCGTCGAGACCGGCCTGACCGTCACGGACCTGATGTTCGTCAGCCTTCTCGAAGGAGAACTCCTGACCGGCACCCGCAACGAGTGCTACGCCATCTTCGGCCGCTTCACCGCCACCTTCCACGGGGAGATCGACCCCACCGACCCTGAAGTGGTCGGCGTGAAATGGGTGCCTTTCGCGCAGGTGGAATCCCTCATCCGTTACGGCCCGCCCCCCGAAGTTGAGGAACGCAACCCCCTGATCTGGGTGCCCACCCGCGACTTCGTGCAGGGCCAGCCCCGCTCGTACTACCCCATCTGA
- a CDS encoding M1 family metallopeptidase, producing MRRAALPLLLSLLVPGGVAPGGAGQTTAPPAPTAAWGDSLYPTLGQAGLDVQHYDLALTVPTPGTPTLSANVTLTAHATRDLPLLSLDFTGPAVTRATWNGQSLPFTHDRARGKLLLRRALPRGAATTVTLHYQGEPQGLPDPVLPLRVGWQSVPGAAGAPGANFAFSEPDGTRSFLPVNDHPADPATFTVHLTVPQALTAVASGVQTSDHPAPGQRHTVTFEQRQPIPTYALALHVGPLERVTVPPAPAAPGRTVTRADYFPPGVPDTVRAPYRRTNEMLRTLQDWFGPYPFETLGAVVVTPALPALETATLSTMPVRSSTDRVVVHELAHQWFGNAVPLADWADVWLNEGFATYAELLWAQAQGQDGQSVANTWYEQLRARGTRPLVARTQEEMFDLSAYQRGALALHALRAQVGDPAFRGFLRAYAAARTARPTRTADLLRLTRTRLGDAAERTLREWIEQPELPPRPEVLGGPVH from the coding sequence ATGCGCCGCGCCGCCCTGCCTCTCCTGCTGAGCCTCCTGGTTCCCGGCGGGGTGGCGCCCGGCGGGGCCGGGCAGACCACCGCCCCCCCGGCCCCCACCGCCGCGTGGGGTGACTCGCTGTACCCCACCCTCGGACAGGCCGGCCTGGACGTGCAGCACTACGACCTCGCCCTGACCGTCCCCACCCCCGGCACCCCCACCCTCAGCGCAAACGTCACCCTGACCGCCCACGCCACCCGCGACCTGCCCCTCCTGAGCCTGGACTTCACCGGCCCGGCCGTCACGCGCGCCACCTGGAACGGCCAGTCCCTCCCCTTCACGCACGACCGGGCGCGCGGCAAACTCCTGCTCCGCCGGGCGCTCCCGCGCGGCGCCGCCACTACCGTCACCCTGCACTACCAGGGCGAGCCGCAAGGCCTCCCCGATCCGGTCCTGCCGCTCCGCGTCGGCTGGCAGAGCGTGCCCGGCGCCGCCGGCGCCCCCGGAGCGAACTTCGCCTTCAGCGAACCCGACGGCACCCGCAGCTTCCTGCCCGTCAACGACCACCCTGCCGACCCTGCCACCTTCACCGTGCACCTGACCGTCCCTCAGGCCCTGACGGCCGTCGCCAGCGGAGTCCAGACGTCCGACCACCCTGCGCCCGGGCAGCGCCACACCGTCACGTTCGAGCAGCGCCAGCCCATCCCCACCTACGCCCTGGCCCTGCACGTCGGCCCACTCGAACGCGTGACCGTCCCGCCCGCACCCGCCGCGCCCGGCCGGACCGTCACGCGCGCCGACTACTTCCCGCCCGGCGTGCCCGACACCGTCCGCGCGCCCTACCGCCGCACCAACGAGATGCTCCGCACCCTCCAGGACTGGTTCGGCCCCTACCCCTTCGAGACGCTCGGCGCGGTGGTCGTCACACCCGCCCTGCCCGCGCTGGAAACCGCCACGCTCTCCACCATGCCCGTCCGGTCCAGCACCGACCGCGTCGTCGTTCACGAACTCGCCCACCAGTGGTTCGGCAACGCCGTCCCCCTCGCCGACTGGGCCGACGTGTGGCTGAACGAAGGCTTCGCCACGTACGCCGAACTCCTCTGGGCCCAGGCGCAGGGCCAGGACGGCCAGAGCGTCGCGAACACCTGGTACGAGCAGCTCCGCGCCCGCGGCACCCGCCCACTCGTCGCCCGCACGCAGGAAGAAATGTTCGACCTCAGCGCCTACCAGCGCGGCGCCCTGGCCCTGCACGCCCTGCGCGCACAGGTGGGAGACCCTGCCTTCCGCGGTTTCCTGCGGGCGTACGCCGCCGCCCGCACCGCCCGGCCCACCCGCACCGCCGACCTGCTCCGCCTGACCCGCACCCGGCTGGGCGACGCCGCAGAACGCACCCTGCGGGAGTGGATTGAGCAGCCCGAACTCCCGCCCCGCCCTGAAGTTCTGGGCGGCCCGGTTCACTAA
- a CDS encoding BON domain-containing protein, whose product MWPFGKSTAERVKDAFNEQPRLKDLGLQVQERGGAVTVTGMVPNQRYLPLVRVVAEGINGVKSVDVSGVTFEQAAQPVTPVAPSAPATVPSADAASLPEIEPTSQPQDVVPAGEMDVEIEDSSRVAKAVLQALRGNGELADDPIDVLQSGRTVILRGVVDSDHEQRLAEKLARAVPGVAGVDVSGLRVAAGVKELAREKDQDSGETVYTVKAGDTLSAIAQRYYGDAAEYRKIAHHNNISDPDLIQVGQKLRIPG is encoded by the coding sequence ATGTGGCCATTCGGGAAGAGCACCGCAGAACGAGTCAAGGACGCCTTCAACGAGCAGCCCCGGCTGAAGGACCTTGGGCTTCAGGTTCAGGAGCGTGGGGGGGCCGTCACTGTCACGGGCATGGTTCCCAACCAACGTTATCTGCCCCTTGTTCGGGTGGTGGCTGAAGGCATCAACGGGGTGAAATCCGTCGATGTCAGCGGTGTGACCTTTGAGCAGGCTGCCCAGCCAGTCACGCCTGTGGCGCCGTCTGCACCGGCCACAGTGCCCTCGGCGGATGCGGCGTCGCTGCCTGAGATTGAGCCGACCTCGCAGCCCCAGGACGTTGTTCCTGCCGGGGAGATGGACGTGGAGATCGAGGATTCGAGCCGGGTGGCGAAGGCGGTGCTGCAGGCCCTGCGAGGGAATGGTGAGCTGGCCGATGACCCGATTGACGTGCTGCAGAGCGGCAGGACCGTGATCCTGCGGGGCGTGGTGGACAGTGATCACGAGCAGCGTCTCGCAGAGAAGCTGGCGCGGGCGGTGCCTGGCGTGGCCGGTGTGGATGTCAGTGGGCTGCGCGTGGCGGCGGGCGTGAAGGAACTCGCGCGGGAGAAGGACCAGGACAGCGGGGAGACGGTGTACACCGTGAAGGCCGGGGATACGCTGTCGGCCATCGCGCAGCGGTACTACGGGGACGCCGCGGAGTACCGGAAGATTGCTCACCACAACAACATCAGCGATCCGGACCTGATCCAGGTCGGGCAGAAGCTGCGCATTCCAGGCTGA